In Oryza sativa Japonica Group chromosome 11, ASM3414082v1, the following are encoded in one genomic region:
- the LOC4350556 gene encoding HVA22-like protein e, with protein MGKLWTILTHVHSLAGPTVMLLYPLYASVQAMESPSKLDDEQWLAYWILYSFITLVEMLLESLIYWIPIWYELKLLFIAWLALPNFRGAAFIYNRFVREQLRKHGLAGAGAGAAASVGKKDKSSPSSSPKDKEKTKSKFLSFVTPKKDHEAY; from the exons ATGGGCAAGCTCTGGACAATCCTCACTCACGTTCATTCCCTTGCAGG GCCTACCGTCATGCTCCTGTACCCCTT GTATGCGTCGGTGCAGGCCATGGAGAGCCCATCGAAGCTTGACGACGAGCAGTGGCTGGCCTACTGGATCCTCTACTCCTTCATCACCCTCGTGGAGATGCTTCTCGAGTCCCTCATCTACTG GATACCGATCTGGTACGAGCTGAAGCTGCTGTTCATCGCGTGGCTGGCGCTGCCCAACTTCAGGGGAGCCGCGTTCATCTACAACAGGTTCGTCAGGGAGCAGCTCAGGAAGcatggcctcgccggcgccggcgccggcgccgccgccagcgtcggCAAGAAGgacaagtcgtcgccgtcgtcgtcacccaAGGACAAGGAGAAGACCAAGAGCAAGTTCCTCTCCTTCGTCACTCCCAAGAAG GATCATGAAGCTTACTGA
- the LOC4350555 gene encoding uncharacterized protein isoform X1, which produces MQQKPAAEAMEEELKGEAVGPRRPGLGLWLAARRRLAPDDPFFAAGDMERELLAKQVALDLSEDERYQLERMEVASANSCSALLCPISGCGAHLDCLENFEDHYRTRHTASCSVCWRVYPTSRLLSIHISEAHDSFFQAKVARGFPMYECLVEGCGVKLKSYKSRQQHLLDKHQFPKSFEFFKKARPSQRQRNKNQKQRQTVHKGDETSETLMDVDGKKSSRYMNSRYRPKQHDGKESKENEHSSCKEAKNNEMEVDKQVDELASAVSRLSTADSTPSSISFGHRRSRGLAFVPRSIRQNKQVSQTEPK; this is translated from the exons atgcAGCAGAAGCCCGCGGCGGAGGCCATGGAGGAGGAGTTGAAGGGGGAGGCCGTGGGGCCCCGCCGCCCCGGGCTAGGGTTATggttggcggcgcggcggcggctggccccCGACGACCCCTTCTTCGCCGCCGGGGACATGGAGCGCGAGCTCCTCGCCAAGCAA GTTGCTCTGGATCTCTCCGAAGATGAACGGTACCAGCTTGAGAGGATGGAAGTGGCGAGTGCCAA CTCTTGCAGTGCCCTTTTATGCCCAATTTCTGGCTGTGGTGCTCATCTAGATTGCCTGGAGAACTTTGAGGACCACTATCGCACCCGTCATACTGCTTCATGCTCTGTATGTTGGAGAGTGTATCCAACTTCAAGGCTGCTGAGTATTCATATTTCTGAGGCACATGATTCCTTTTTTCAAGCAAAAGTTGCCCGTGGTTTTCCAATG TATGAGTGTTTGGTGGAGGGTTGTGGGGTGAAGTTGAAGAGCTACAAAAGTCGGCAGCAGCATCTTCTTGATAAGCACCAGTTTCCCAAGTCATTTGAATTCTTCAAAAAAGCACGCCCTTCGCAACGCCAGCGGAACAAGAACCAGAAGCAACGGCAAACAGTTCACAAGGGAGACGAGACAAGCGAAACACTAATGGATGTTGATGGGAAGAAGAGCTCAAGGTACATGAATTCCAGATATCGGCCAAAGCAACATGATGGAAAAGAGTCAAAAGAAAATGAGCATAGTAGCTGTAAGGAGGCCAAGAACAACGAAATGGAGGTTGACAAGCAGGTTGATGAGCTTGCTTCGGCCGTATCAAGACTGAGCACAGCGGATTCAACTCCTTCTAGCATAAGCTTTGGTCATCGTCGCTCTCGCGGTCTTGCTTTTGTCCCTAGGTCGATTCGGCAAAACAAGCAGGTTTCTCAGACAGAACCAAAATGA
- the LOC4350555 gene encoding uncharacterized protein isoform X2, which yields MQQKPAAEAMEEELKGEAVGPRRPGLGLWLAARRRLAPDDPFFAAGDMERELLAKQVALDLSEDERYQLERMEVASANALLCPISGCGAHLDCLENFEDHYRTRHTASCSVCWRVYPTSRLLSIHISEAHDSFFQAKVARGFPMYECLVEGCGVKLKSYKSRQQHLLDKHQFPKSFEFFKKARPSQRQRNKNQKQRQTVHKGDETSETLMDVDGKKSSRYMNSRYRPKQHDGKESKENEHSSCKEAKNNEMEVDKQVDELASAVSRLSTADSTPSSISFGHRRSRGLAFVPRSIRQNKQVSQTEPK from the exons atgcAGCAGAAGCCCGCGGCGGAGGCCATGGAGGAGGAGTTGAAGGGGGAGGCCGTGGGGCCCCGCCGCCCCGGGCTAGGGTTATggttggcggcgcggcggcggctggccccCGACGACCCCTTCTTCGCCGCCGGGGACATGGAGCGCGAGCTCCTCGCCAAGCAA GTTGCTCTGGATCTCTCCGAAGATGAACGGTACCAGCTTGAGAGGATGGAAGTGGCGAGTGCCAA TGCCCTTTTATGCCCAATTTCTGGCTGTGGTGCTCATCTAGATTGCCTGGAGAACTTTGAGGACCACTATCGCACCCGTCATACTGCTTCATGCTCTGTATGTTGGAGAGTGTATCCAACTTCAAGGCTGCTGAGTATTCATATTTCTGAGGCACATGATTCCTTTTTTCAAGCAAAAGTTGCCCGTGGTTTTCCAATG TATGAGTGTTTGGTGGAGGGTTGTGGGGTGAAGTTGAAGAGCTACAAAAGTCGGCAGCAGCATCTTCTTGATAAGCACCAGTTTCCCAAGTCATTTGAATTCTTCAAAAAAGCACGCCCTTCGCAACGCCAGCGGAACAAGAACCAGAAGCAACGGCAAACAGTTCACAAGGGAGACGAGACAAGCGAAACACTAATGGATGTTGATGGGAAGAAGAGCTCAAGGTACATGAATTCCAGATATCGGCCAAAGCAACATGATGGAAAAGAGTCAAAAGAAAATGAGCATAGTAGCTGTAAGGAGGCCAAGAACAACGAAATGGAGGTTGACAAGCAGGTTGATGAGCTTGCTTCGGCCGTATCAAGACTGAGCACAGCGGATTCAACTCCTTCTAGCATAAGCTTTGGTCATCGTCGCTCTCGCGGTCTTGCTTTTGTCCCTAGGTCGATTCGGCAAAACAAGCAGGTTTCTCAGACAGAACCAAAATGA